The genomic interval acactGCAGACGAACGACTTCTGTCTCGGAGACTTTAGAGACGACTTCCTGATCGATTGCCGCATTATGGATATACCGTCATACACATCTGAATAGAGTTgggcgtctgtctctctttatatatatatatatatacatatatatatatatatatttgtatatatatttatatatttatatatgtatgtacgtaaTGAGTTACATGTAAATATGTATTTTTCTGTGCATATATGTTTATCTGTGTGTTTATATATGCCTGCGCGTGTATATGCTTGCGCATGTGTGAGCGCGCATCACGAATTTGGAAGAACTGACGAATATGTGCCTACACTGGTCTGCTTTCTGCATGCGGGGAATGGGCGAGAGTGCGTATGAACAAGAAATGTTTTAATTGTCGCTTTTTCCTCGGCTCCCTGTTTGTTTTGTCATTTTGTGTTCCACCTGCTCTTgcgctcgtctctcctcgcgttttgccctttcttctttttctctcttcgacttcttcttcttctcccccttccgcttctccgcgttctctcttcttcttaATCACCTAGATCGTCGACCTCATCTGCTTTCACGGCTCTTCATCGTCGTcatctttcttgtcttttgtgtctctgttcgttcctccctttttttcttgtttctttttcttttccttttgcGCTCCTCGTGTCTCGTCTATTTTTCCGCAGAGCCTCCGCTTGGATggagtctctgtttctctcggatgttctctttctggttctttttgtctcctctgtcgttCGTTGTTTTTTGTCTTGTGACGTCCTTCAGTTGCCGACTTTTCTTTTCCGACTGAGTGGTTTTCGgtcccctttcttctctgcaggtgGACAGCTTCGAGGCGCCGTTGCGAGCTGTCGGGAGACTCAAACTCGCCGCAGACGGCATGCATGCAATTTGCATCCGTGCTCCCGCCATCGTGGACGTCTCCCCGGAGGTAGGCCTTTTACCTCTCTGTTCGTTTGCGCgtcctccccttcttctctgtgtcgttttcttctaCTCGCCTCTACTACCTCTTCGCCCACTGGGTGACCGGGGCGCTCGCGTCTCTTGCCGCTGTGCTCAGACAGGGtgagtttcctctctctgcgaaTCCTCCGTTGctcctgcgtttcttcgctgcgtGAGCGCTTGGCCAGTCGCGCGCTGAGACACTGTTTAGCAGGCCATTCGAAGCTCCTGCATCTCGCGAACGTTCGACGCGGAGATCTGGTCTCCACAAACGGATTCACCGACGCATCGTGGAACACCGAGTAGAAAAAAAGGGTGTGCCTGTCTGCCCTTAGGTCGAAGTCCTTGCGTACATCGACCTCCCCGGTCGTCACACCAGCGTCATTGCAGGTGAGGGAACGTTGCTGGCTCGTCAgactcctttttcctcttcgcttcagTCGAACAGAGAAGTCGGCCTGCCCAAGCTGCTTACGTCCGTTTGCACTTCCTTactctctgcctccgtcatttctgcctttcgtttccttcctctcctgcttctttttcctcctctctcgcttcctcttcctctgtaaCGTCCTGGTGTGTGTACACGCCTGCTGTCGAtgctcgcgcttctcttcttcgccttctacGAGCGAATTTCGCGCTGCtggttctgtttttttttgtcttctgcttctcagcTGCTGCCCACGGGCCGCTCCTCCTCACAATTTTCCACCCTGAGCTGACGAACGACACAcggttgcatgcgttcttcctcgacaaCTTCGTCTTTCCTGCTCTCGGCAGAGCCTCCTCTGCGAAGGCGACAAAACGTGAGGTCGAGGCGTCTGGCGCGCGAAACAGCGagccgtctgtctcctttccaaGCGGAGAACGCCGGGTCTCTGAGAGAGCGCAGGCAGCCCAAGACGCGAAGTCTCCACAGCTCGGCATCCGCTCTTCGTGAGGCGGACCACAAGTCTCCCCAGAATACTCTCGCGACTTGCTCTCGCTGGCTCCATCGAAGGTCGCTCCGGAGGCTGACGCA from Toxoplasma gondii ME49 chromosome VIIa, whole genome shotgun sequence carries:
- a CDS encoding glutamine amidotransferase subunit pdxt, putative (encoded by transcript TGME49_281490), which gives rise to MGEERPVCLGVLALQGAFFDHIKSFKRLNLGTRLRLTLVKKPADLEEIDALVIPGGESTAMRIIAGEEMMSALQAFVHEKKKPVWGTCAGCILLSNTVCTLETSSSPSASEIRETPSDDGYGDFIGGAAVRTCRNFFGRQVDSFEAPLRAVGRLKLAADGMHAICIRAPAIVDVSPEVEVLAYIDLPGRHTSVIAAAAHGPLLLTIFHPELTNDTRLHAFFLDNFVFPALGRASSAKATKREVEASGARNSEPSVSFPSGERRVSERAQAAQDAKSPQLGIRSS